AACatcgaatataaaaattcaatcaaaagaAGCTGAATGTTTGAAGAAAACAGATGTTTTTATTTGGGATGAAGCACCAATGGCACCGCGATATGCTCTTGAAGTGATGGATCACCTTTTGCAagatttaatgcaaaataatctaaaatttggtgataaaattgttattcttgGTGGGGATTTCAGACAATTATTGCCAGTACAACAAAACGTTACACGTCtgaaattgtaaatttgtcaattaaatttagcTCATTATGGCAACATTTCAAAATCTTTTCATTAACGGAAAATATGCGTATTTTACGATATGAACAagaatttgctaattttttattagatttggGAAATGGTACTTTGaatgatcaatttaataatattgaagttCTACTGAGATGTGTAGCAGATTTGAACGCAAATATAGTAAAAGATACAtacgaagaaatatttaaacactATCAGTATAGACTTACAGCAAAACGTGCTATACTTTCTGCACGAAATGTTGATGTGGAGGAACTAAACAAACAAGTTGTAAATTTACTTGACGAATCAACAGAAAGAGTGTATACAAGTATAGACACTACAGAAACTACTAACGAtattcatgatattaataaaactattttaacaGAATATTTGAGTACTTTAAATCCAGCGATTCTTCCACCTCATAAacttcgattaaaaaaatacacgatTATCATGTTGATTAGAAATCTAAACATCAGCAAAGGTTTATATAATGGAAcaacattgttaattttagagttaagaaacaatttgttaaaatgCGAAATTTTAACTGGTGATAAAAAAGgggaaatagtttttttaaatcgcatAACTTTATATTGTGAAAACGTTTATTCATTTGTGATGAAAAGAAGACAATTTCCGATAAAAATAGCTTTTGCtatgacaataaataaatcacaagGACAAACatttgacaaaattgcaattgatttaagaaaatatatttttaatcatggTCAACTTTATATGGCATTTTCACGAGTTAGATCTTGGAAAtcattgaaaattgatttaggacaaaaaagacaaaatagattaataaaaaattatgtatatacagaaatgtttcaataaGAATgtctttaattgattttacaatataaaacataattgctattatactaataaattttatataaatatatttaaaataaatacaaataaaaataaatttgaattaatactttataaagtaatattttttaatatatttattgtttgataGCATCCTGTGATgaacaatatattttgagaatgGATTATTCAATATGACCATATTAACATGACTTTGAGGATGTACTATCTGCAATAAGATCATTTgtcgtgaaaaataaaaacaattattttttataataacaaaaaattaaaatgttaaaattttgcaacatttcaaagtaataaattacaatttaatattttacatgaatactataatgaaaaaactttatgtatatacacataactcagtgaaaaagagagaggttcaatggcgcacagtacaattagacacgttgcaattgctcaccgtgctattagacacgaaacattgtgcaccgttcaattgcgcacagttTGTTTGGAAACAGTTCATTTGGACACAGTTCCCTTGGACACAGTTcctttggacaccgttcgattggacatcgttcgattggacacagttcgattggacacaattTGATTGGACATagtttgattggacacagttcgattgctCACCGTTCGATTGCTCACCGTTTGATTGCGCactgttcaattgcgcaccatTCAATGGCACACCATTCAAtggcacaccgttcaattacacaccgttcagttgcacaccgttaaattgcacactgttcaattgcacacagTTCAATTGAACACATGTCAATGCGCACATGTCAATTGCACACagttcaatcaaacgcatattaaatattcatatattatggctacgtttgca
This sequence is a window from Monomorium pharaonis isolate MP-MQ-018 unplaced genomic scaffold, ASM1337386v2 scaffold_171, whole genome shotgun sequence. Protein-coding genes within it:
- the LOC118648094 gene encoding uncharacterized protein LOC118648094; amino-acid sequence: MAPRYALEVMDHLLQDLMQNNLKFGDKIVILGGDFRQLLPVQQNVTHLGNGTLNDQFNNIEVLLRCVADLNANIVKDTYEEIFKHYQYRLTAKRAILSARNVDVEELNKQVVNLLDESTERVYTSIDTTETTNDIHDINKTILTEYLSTLNPAILPPHKLRLKKYTIIMLIRNLNISK